From the Thermus brockianus genome, the window AGCGGCAAGACCACCCTAACGGAAGCCCTTCTCTACCACACGGGCGCCAAGGAGCGGATGGGCCGGGTGGAGGAGGGCACCACCACCACGGACTACACCCCCGAGGCCAAGCTCCACCGCACCACGGTGCGCACCGGGGTGGCCCCCTTGCGCTACAAGGAGCACCGCATCTTCCTCCTGGACGCCCCCGGGTACGGGGATTTCGTGGGGGAGATCCGGGGGGCCTTGGAGGCGGCGGACGCCGCCTTGGTGGCGGTGTCCGCGGAAAGCGGGGTCCAGGTGGGCACGGAAAGGGCCTGGACCGTGGCGGAAAGGCTGGGCCTGCCCCGGATGGTGGTGGTGACCAAGCTGGACAAGGGCGGGGACTACTACGCCCTCCTGGAGGATCTAAGGGCCACCTTGGGGCCCATCCTCCCCATTGACCTTCCCCTTTATGAAGGGGGGCGCTGGGTGGGGCTCATTGACGTCTTCCACGGCAAGGCCTACCGCCTCGAGGGGAACAAGGAGGTGGAGGTGCCCCTGCCCGAGGCGGAAAGGGAGCGGGCGGAGCGCTTTCGGCAGGAGGTGCTGGAGGCCATTGTGGAGACGGACGAGGGCCTCCTGGAAAAGTACCTGGAGGGAGAGGAGGTCACGGGAGAGGCCCTGGAAAAGGCCTTCCACGAGGCGGTGCGCCGGGGACTCCTTTACCCCGTGGCCCTGGCCTCGGGGGAGACGGGGATTGGCGTCCTCCCCCTTCTGGACCTGATCCTGGAAGCCCTCCCCTCCCCCGAGGAGCGCTTCGGGGAGGGCCCCCCCTTGGCCAAGGTCTTCAAGGTGCAGGTGGACCCCTTCATGGGCCAGGTGGCCTACGTGCGCCTTTACCGGGGAAGGCTGAAGCCCGGGGACACCCTGCAAAGCGAGGCGGGGACGGTGCGCCTCCCCCACCTCTACGTGCCCATGGGCAAGGACCTTTTGGAGGTGGAAGAGGCGGAGGCGGGGTACATCCTGGGCCTGCCCAAGGCGGAAACCCTCCACCGGGGGATGATCCTCTGGCAAGGGGAGAAGCCGGAAAGCGAGGCCGTGCCCTTCGCCCGCCTGCCCGAACCCAACGTCCCCGTGGCCCTTTACCCCAAGGGGCGCACGGACGAGGCCAAGCTGGGGGAGGCTTTGAGGAAGCTCTTGGAGGAGGACCCGAGCCTCAAGTTGGAAAGGCAAGAGGAAACCGGGGAGTTCCTCCTTTGGGGGCATGGGGAGCTCCACCTCACCACCGCCAAGGAGCGCCTTGCCGACTACGGGGTGGAGGTGGCGTTTTCCGTGCCCAAGGTGCCCTACCGGGAAACCATCCGCAAGGTGGCGGAGGGGCAGGGCAAGTACAAGAAGCAGACCGGAGGGCACGGCCAGTACGGGGACGTGTGGCTTAGGCTGGAGCCCGCCCCCGAGTACAGCTTTGAGTGGCGCATCACGGGAGGGGTCATCCCCAGCAAGTACCAGGAGGCCATTGAGGAGGGCATCCTCGAGGCCGCCAAGAAGGGGGTCCTGGCGGGCTACCCGGTGATGGGCTTCAAGGCCATCGTCTACAACGGCTCCTACCACGAGGTGGACTCCTCCGACCTAGCCTTCCAGATCGCTGCCAGCCTGGCCTTCAAGAAGGTCATGGCCGAGGCGAGCCCGGTCCTCCTGGAGCCCATCTACCAGATCAAGGTCCTGGCCCCCCAGGAGCGGGTGGGGGACATCCTTTCCGACCTCCAGGCCCGCCGGGGCCGCATTCTGGGCATGGAGCAGGAAGGCGCTCTGAGCGCCGTGCGGGCCGAGGTGCCCTTGGCCGAGGTGCTGGAGTACTACAAGACCCTCCCGAGCCTCACCGGGGGGGCGGGGGCCTACACCTTGGAGTTCAGCCACTACGCCGAGGTGCCCCCGCACCTGGCGCAGAAGATCGTCCAGGAGCGCCGGGCCCAGGAGGGGTAGGTGGAGGCCCTAAGGCGCCTCCAGGAAGCCCTGAACGGGACCCTCTTCGGCCAGGAGGAGGCCGTGGAGGCCCTCTTGGCCACCCTCCTGGCCCGCGGGCACGCCCTTCTGGAAGGGGTACCAGGCCTGGGCAAGACCCTTTTGGCGGAAAGCTTCGCCAAAGGAAGCGGCCTATCCTACAAGCGCATCCAGTTCACCCCCGACCTCCTTCCCCAGGACCTCACGGGGAGCGAGGTTTTCCGGGAGGGAAGGTTTGCGTTCGTTAAGGGCCCCATCTTCGCCCAGGTGGTGTTGGCGGACGAGATCAACCGGGCCCCGCCCAAGGTGCAGTCGGCCCTCCTCGAGGCCATGCAGGAACGCCAAATAACCGCGGGCGGGGTGCGCTACCCCTTGCCCGAGCCCTTCTTCGTCATCGCCACGCAAAACCCCCTGGAATTGGAGGGCACCTACCCCCTCCCCGAGGCCCAGCTGGACCGCTTCACCGCCAAAATCCCCTTCCGCCCCCCCAGGCGGGAGGTGTGGCTCAGGATCCTCACGGAAGAACCCCAACCCCCCGAGCCCCAAGGCGTGGACTTCCTTCAGGCGCAACGGGAGGCCATGGAGGTGCGGGTGGCCAAGGAGGCCCTTCTCGCCATCACCCATGTGGCCTTCCTCACCCAGGAGGACAAGCGGCTTCGCATGGGGCTTTCCCCCCGGGGGGCCAAGGCCTGGCTCGCCCTGGCCAAGGCCCTGGCCTACCTCAGGGGCAAGCCCCTGGTAGACTGGAAGGAGCTCAAAGATGCCGCCTTCCTTGCCCTTCCCCACCGCCTTTTCCTCACGGAGGAGGCCCTTTACGAGGGGGAAAGCGCCGAAGGGGTGCTGAAGGAGGTCTTGAGGAAAGGAGGGGTGCCATGAGGTGGGTGCGGTTCTTCCACGAGGTGGGCCTGGAGGACGTCCCCTTGGTGGGCGGCAAGAACGCCTCCTTGGGGGAGATGATCCGGGAGCTTTCCCCCTTGGGCGTCAAGGTGCCCGGGGGGTTCGCCACCACCAGCGAGGCCTACGGGTACTTTCTGGAGCATAACGGCCTAAGGGAGGCCATCGCCCAGGAACTAAAGGGCCTGGACGTGGAAGACCCCAAGGCCCTCCAAGGGGCGAGCCGCCGCCTCCGCAACCTGATCCTTAAAGGGGAGTACCCCAAGGACCTAAAGGAGGAGATCCTTGCCGCCTACCGCCAGCTTTCCGAGGAGGCGGGGGAGGAGGAGATCCCCGTGGCCGTACGCTCCAGCGCCACCGCCGAGGACCTGCCCACGGCGAGCTTTGCCGGGCAGCAGGAAAGCTACCTCTACGTGCAAGGGGAAGAGGACCTCCTCCTCCACGTGAAGCGGGCCATGGCCAGCCTCTTCACCGCCCGGGCCATCAGCTACCGGGCCCACATGGGCTTTGACCACCTGAAGGTGGCCCTTTCCGTGGGGGTCCAGCGCATGGTGCGGGCGGACACCGCCGCCAGCGGGGTCATCTTCACCCTGGACCCGGACACGGGCCACCGGGGCTTCGTCTACCTCACCGCCATCTACGGCCTCGGGGAGAACATCGTCCAGGG encodes:
- a CDS encoding elongation factor G; protein product: MIRTLALVGHAGSGKTTLTEALLYHTGAKERMGRVEEGTTTTDYTPEAKLHRTTVRTGVAPLRYKEHRIFLLDAPGYGDFVGEIRGALEAADAALVAVSAESGVQVGTERAWTVAERLGLPRMVVVTKLDKGGDYYALLEDLRATLGPILPIDLPLYEGGRWVGLIDVFHGKAYRLEGNKEVEVPLPEAERERAERFRQEVLEAIVETDEGLLEKYLEGEEVTGEALEKAFHEAVRRGLLYPVALASGETGIGVLPLLDLILEALPSPEERFGEGPPLAKVFKVQVDPFMGQVAYVRLYRGRLKPGDTLQSEAGTVRLPHLYVPMGKDLLEVEEAEAGYILGLPKAETLHRGMILWQGEKPESEAVPFARLPEPNVPVALYPKGRTDEAKLGEALRKLLEEDPSLKLERQEETGEFLLWGHGELHLTTAKERLADYGVEVAFSVPKVPYRETIRKVAEGQGKYKKQTGGHGQYGDVWLRLEPAPEYSFEWRITGGVIPSKYQEAIEEGILEAAKKGVLAGYPVMGFKAIVYNGSYHEVDSSDLAFQIAASLAFKKVMAEASPVLLEPIYQIKVLAPQERVGDILSDLQARRGRILGMEQEGALSAVRAEVPLAEVLEYYKTLPSLTGGAGAYTLEFSHYAEVPPHLAQKIVQERRAQEG
- a CDS encoding AAA family ATPase, which produces MEALRRLQEALNGTLFGQEEAVEALLATLLARGHALLEGVPGLGKTLLAESFAKGSGLSYKRIQFTPDLLPQDLTGSEVFREGRFAFVKGPIFAQVVLADEINRAPPKVQSALLEAMQERQITAGGVRYPLPEPFFVIATQNPLELEGTYPLPEAQLDRFTAKIPFRPPRREVWLRILTEEPQPPEPQGVDFLQAQREAMEVRVAKEALLAITHVAFLTQEDKRLRMGLSPRGAKAWLALAKALAYLRGKPLVDWKELKDAAFLALPHRLFLTEEALYEGESAEGVLKEVLRKGGVP